In Capricornis sumatraensis isolate serow.1 chromosome 2, serow.2, whole genome shotgun sequence, the DNA window GTGCAGCAGCTTCTTATTCCCTATACGTCTTAGGTTACTCCTTCCCATTTacttgttttgtctttttggcATATTCCTCATTACATTATCCCTTCTCTCTTCCTAACCTGTCTTATAGTTTTAATTCAAGTGGTGGGGAAGAGTCCCACTCTAGCTCACAATAGGACTTTTAATTCTTTAACACTCTCTAAACAGGTCCTGCTTTTCATAACTGGGGTTCTACATTTTATAAACTTGAAAGTTACTGACACAACCTGCTATGGTTTTGAGGCTTTCTCCTTGATTAATACAAATTAGAGTaacttggaggaaatggcaacccactccagtgttcttgcctggagaatcccaggaacggcggagcctggtgggctgccatttatggggtcgcacagagtcggacacgactgaagcgacttagagaGAGAATAACTTGGAACCTTCAAAATCCCTAATTTAATCTCTTAACATTTGGAATTCTGCCACTCTAGTCAGGTAGCCATCTATACCCAGCCTTTTCTCTACAGCTTAACTGGCCAAATTTTTACTTTATCCCTAATGTCCCTCCAAACACTAAACATCCTCCAACATAGTGTCCCTTATTATTCAAACATCACAGTAGAAATACTTGTTCTCTGTGAGTTACAGCACTGATAAAGCAAGTGAGGCTCTTTAAAGTTACTTAGTATCCCCACTCTGCATTACTGTAAGATTTACTCATCACCCTCATTTCTATGTCACACATGCTTACTACTGTTAACTAGTTTCTGCAAGTAATCAGGGTACTACTTTTTCTTTGACCTCTCTGAATTCAACTGAAATGCATTTTCTTGGTCAAGGTGATCTTAACTAGGGTCCCAAAATTCAAACCCCACTTTATACTGGTGCAGCTGAATTTTCCTCACACTAAATAAAAAGGTCAACTGTACAGAACTTTTTAATGTGGCTAAGTCCTTCGTTCTCCCAGGTTATAGTCAGTAATGATGCTTCCTGGTTCTctcctgaaaataaaattagttcATCCGtgatcagtccatggggtcaccaagaagtggatacaacttagcgactaaacaatggtCAGTCAGTGTGGTCACAGGCCAGGCATGTGTTCTCAGAAAAAGTACACTTAGATTTTATGGTATACTGAGAAAACCCATTGTTCTAAATTTTATATCCAAGCAAATGcaacactgtattttattttgttttgagctTTCCATAGGTTTTTCAATACGTGGTTTCAAATGGAATGAAAAACAGACACTTTTCATGCCTGAGCTAAGTagtccaatattttaaaatactgatggCTAACAATCTCAAAACAGCTTTTATTACCATCTTGGAATTTTGACCTAGAAATTTGACCCTTCTTCTAAGGATCTAGTTTATTTTGTCACCAGTTATGTGCTAAATTCTGAGTTTGTGTAACATATGAGAACATATGAAACAAGGCAGTTAGAAGTACTTTTGACCAAGGTCCTAACAAAACCTACTTATATACAGTGACATGAGCTACAAGGGCAGTCCATAGTCCAGCCTCTCCCTTCTGTCCTACTTTGTCACCTGTTAGATAGTGATTTATGGAACCTTTATAAATAGGACATGACTTCTGTCCCTACCAAGTTGTATATAAATGCCTCTGAAACAGAAGCAACTTTCTGGGAAATCCAAGGGGCACGTAAGTTTTAACAGCCCAAACTAACCATGTTTTTGTCCTGTCCTGCTGGAAAAACTGAAGCatgaaacataaataaaaaggGCCTTTCAGGACAAGGCAAGCATCATAAACCTGAAAGTGGTTTAATAAGTCCAAGTTTGGGTGCTAATTAGTACCATGCCTAAAATTAGCTTGAATGGACTGAATTAATTGAAAGTAAAGTAAATGTTTGACTGTCCTCACAGTCTGGTAGGAAGGAACAGCCTACAGAAGACCAGGAAATAGCTCTACAGTTTTCAGTAAACACTGAGGCACAGACTCAGAATCCATTCGGTTACTGGGGCTATAAATGGCaattaaaacacaaaatggaagaaaacacaaGTTTCATTCTCCAGCTGTTTCACTCTTGACATGTTTGAACCTCTTTTACTTAAGGATGAAACAATTCAGCACAcaacaaaaatctcaaaaaaggTGCCAACTGGATCACAAAACACTGACAAAAAGGCTTAAGGAAGTTCCCAAACTTTTTCATTAGGGCTTAAAAGCCATTTTTGCAAACAAATCTCCACTTCAATCCAAGTTACTTGTCTCCTTGATTCAACACCCACCCCAATGAAACCTAAGTTGAAGTGTATGTTGGTATGCATAATAATTATGACTCAAAGATATTTATCTAGTACATTCTAGGGGTTTTGTGAAGGCTGCTGTGAAACAAAGAATTTGAAGTAAACacttataaaatacaaaaataaaaaaatcagggtatttattttttctccaaattCCTGGTTTAATAAGGTCTtgtttattttgagaaaaaaaggtCCCAAACATCAGGCTGTTCACAAAAATAACCCACAGTATCAACTTTAGAAAACAAATCTTAAGACTATTACACTAGTTATTTTTCTAGAGGATGCACTTAACATGCCAACTCTCATTCACAAAAATACATTGTTACATTTGTGTTGAACAGCCCCACACAGCACTCTTATGTGGGGTATAACACACATACCTCTAACTCAAAGCTGCTCTCAGGTTCTACTCAACTAATGAGACTGCCTTTGTAGTTAGGGAAGCAACTATTGTATGAATGGGAAGAACTGTACTCCCTGTATAACAAGAGATTATTTTGGAGACAGTTGATAAAAACCATACATCCTTTTTATTGTTAAGTCATAAAGAGgtatcaaaattaaaagcaaaaattacagGGTAAGACTTAACGTAACTACTAGGAGGGTCAAAGGAAGTGAAAATGGGACTAGGCGCAGGGCAATATGAATTAATGAACATGGGAAGGACAAGGATGGGGAGAACAGTGAGCATGTGCTGAAGATACTAGGGGAGAGGATCTGGTGAAAATTTTGATCTTAGACAAGCGCCTAGGTAAAGAAATAATGGGACAAGATTTCTAAACCCCGCTATGTGCTTAAGAGTCATCCTCGCCATTGGCGCTGTCTCTgtcatcctctccttcctcagcCTCTTTTTCATCATCCTTGATCAACTCCAGCTGTGAGAAACAGACACAAATAGGATGGAGTTAGAGGCACTCCATGTGTCCCTGACCCCCCCTCCAccacctctttctttcctttcccgtGGTTTTCACCTGGTCATCCCCCCGAtcttcattatcatcatcatccagTAGGTCCCCCTCCTCAGCAGAGTCATCTGCACCCCCCTCAGACTCCATCTTCACATTGGTCTCATCTTTCTTCAGGGAGCTGCTGCTCTGCTCCTCTTCTGACTTATCATTCTTCATCTCTACTGGGGATGAGAAGGACAAGTCTGTCTAGGGGCAAGTAATGTCCACAGGATGTAGACAATCCCCACTAACCGATCACAGAACTGCAGCACAAATCTAAATCCTCCCACAAAATGCCCTTCCCAATTCAAATGCCACAAGTTTCATAGTCAATTGCTTTATACCCCACTATTTCAACATGTACTTGCAACTAGCTTAGGTAGCTAACTCTACTTTACACCCAACAAGCAATAGGACCACTTACCTCCTTGTTTgctctgttctttttcaattttttccaggCTTTCCAGTAAAGAGTCCACTTTTTGTTTTATCTGGGTTAACTCCTTCTTAATGGTCTGAAGGTCATCTCCTTTCACTTAATACAAACAAAAACCTAGATTAAAATCAGATGTACTAGAAGCTACCAGATAACCAAACACATTCCCCCTCTAGACTATACAATAGTAGTCAACATGAGATCCTTGAAGAGAAATGGAGACTATACCAGATTGTCCTAGTAAtgacgtgggggtgggggtgggaggggcgccTCACTGATCTTTTGATTATTAGATGAAAATGGAATCTAATGAATCTATTCCCTTAGGAGCAGCATTATTACTTTTGTAAgccagctaaaaaaataaaaccctcaattctattttaaagcattttctagTTTTAGCAACATTATTTTATACACTGAATGGGTGTTGCAACTCCTTAAAATCTAATGACTTTTTCAAATTACCAAGGCCTTAAGGACAAAGGCTGCCTAGAGCTGACCCCTTAATCACTATTTTCTCGTCTTCCATTATTTGATTAAACAGTTATTTGTACAAACATAAAAGTTTTGAATATTATTAACTGTGTTGATCTCTGAATTTCAATTTACAAGAAATATCAGAACCAGAAAGCTGCAGTAATAATACTTACACTTTCCAGACTTAGAAGAAGATCCCCGCTGTCCACTCTTAGAATTGAAGCCACTTTTGCCCCTTCGTGAGGTGTTTCCTGATACACGCTGGCGTTTTGAGGGCACTACAGCCCGAGCaataggaggaggaggaggaacacGTGCTGGGTAACTGTACATCCTATTggataaaaggaaaacagaatttctTCACAAAGAAGTCACGAAGATTCCAACAACTGTATCcttataaaatgatatatattattGTCAATCGTCTAGCAATTAATTCTTTTTGCTACGTTAATTTCATTCATAAggcctatttattttttttaatactgcaactgcacacatacacacaatggttGCCTTAAGCTCTGGACATAAAGGTTCCTGTGTACAATGGCATTACTGACAGAACCTTACTTTTTGCAATGAATAGCCTTTGCCTTTGATCTTATTCCTTTCATATATGTGCTACAGTAttataaggaaataaaagtaCTCACAAATGACTACAATTAACCAACTTTGCAAACAGTGCTATTATTAGCTAAATCCCTGGCATTTTCACCCACAGAAGCATACAAATATTTATCACTAGTTTATAGTATTAGGTTGAACCATATAAAACTTCCATGATTAACTGCTTTTGACCTATAGAAACAGGCATTTCATATGTATCAGCTGGGTGTACATACCACTATCAATTCTAACATTTAGCATAAGCTCCGCTCAAAGCTCCAACAGAGGATATTGTCTATCTTGTTCACCATTCACTAGTGCCTAAATTCATTGCTCAGCACACATTTAGCTctcaaaaattacatatttttcaacTGCTGCTTCCACTGAGTAAGTATTCCTGTGACTGCTAAAGATATACCAAAGTGATGGCATGGTACTGGTGCTTACatttgtaaagagaaaaaaataaaacaaaaaccttcCCACAAGGACATTAGTTCCAGCAAGTCTTTTTATTCCATgttattcattttacaaaagcCTGTAGGGCATAAGTTAAGACGTACCAGTAGGAAAAGAACTAATAATTCTAGTTCTGAACCATTTTAGCTATTGACTCCAAGGCCAAGGAACAATCCACCAACTGTTCCCCCACCTAACTTCAAAGCGTTGAAATTTTAAAACCCTTATATAATGTGATGCGTCTCCCTCTTATACGCCTCATCAGTGGCTAACAGTCTCCAATCCTGGCAGTGAGAACATTGATTCTGCAGTCTCAcagacttttctttcttctgctcaaccttaacaatataaaaatgtttctattcTGTTTTAACAAGGCAAGCAGGTATGACAGGAACATTTTCCTAATTTAAGAGTATGTGTGTACTATCAAATAAGTGAGGGAATCAACCCTTGGTAAGTTATTAAAACAGTTTTGTTTTACGTTCCAATAAGGAAGTTTGAATCCtaggaaataggaaaatttaaGATCCTGTGATTCAGAAAGTAGGCTCATGCTTCTGCAGGTTTCTTCTTAGTAGAAGAGTATTAATGGAGCTGTTTGTCAGTTTTAATCCATTTATGGGAATTACCAAAAGAGCTACTTAGTAACTTTTTATTGTaactactttcttccatttttacaTAAAGCTGTTTGTCTTTTGGCCCCAAATTTTCCAAAGTATAATgatccagaaactataaaatatcaGTGTTCAGAAACTACTTTCCTTTGTGATGCTCTGTACAATTTCTGAGAGTAAAAAAGTGAGGTACCACACCTTTAGGCATGAAATAGCTCATGCCTGAGCCCTGCTGGATTTAGAGATCTAACCTACTTTCCAACCCACTTACTCACTCACTGGCATCAGTCTCCAAGCCAATGAACTAGCCATTCCAGATTCCCTATCCTCTTAGGCactgtaatttcttttttgaacCATACTACTTCATCTTACCAGGGTATATATCGCTGtaacaaaaatgaagaaacacaCTGTGTATTTTCGATTTATGCAATAGTATCATGAACACAAAGGAAGTCAAACGCTTTAGTTCTCTGAAGAAAAATGATCAACTGGTTATGCTGAAGGGCTTTTAGGGTCACAGAACTGCTGCTTAAGCAAAAAATGGGCTCTCAAAAAACTCACcaacatttctccaaggaagttTAAGTAGACCATGCCTTATAAGATGCCAAAGCTCATCAATGTGAAAACAtgagaagagaaaacagcaagagaaaaaccaCACCTACTGAGATTGGTTATAGAATAGATAATAGGATGCTTCCTATAACAGCTTCAAGAACCAGGTACAAACTAAGTAACCACTTCCCCCACAAGAAAGTTATACAGTAAATCACAGGAGGTAATGAAAGAGCTGAATTCTCCAATTATAAAGCCCAAGCCACTAAAAAGTCTTCATGGAAGTTACATTGTTACTAGAGAACAAGCACTGAACACTAAGAATTGTGACTCCACTGAGTTCAGAACCTGGACACTAAGTGTTAGTATAAAATCTagtcaaaataaaaaggaaactaaaatatcattttaaataaatcaaaacacTTCTGGACACACATTAGCTAGTAATCTAACAGAtaagacaaacaaaacaaaaaccctctaCCCTAACCTCCAAGGTAAAACATGAGCATTGCAAGGCCTTTATTAAATGTACAGGCATTCAAAGGCAAGCTTCTTCAATGACTGAATGTAACACAGTGACCTCTGGCCTCAGAAAACCTGATTAGTAATACATCTTAACTACTATCAAAGTAGAAACAACTAGAATAAAGTATTGGCAAAACCCTATATTCTCCAGAATGTTTACTTAATGAACCATAACTGTTTCTGGTCCTAAAAATTGGACagatttaggagaaggcaatggcaccccactccagtactcttgcctgcaaaatcccacggacggaggagcctggtaggctgcagtccatggggttgctaagagtcggacacgactgagcgacttcactttcacttttcactttcatgcaatggagaaggaaatggcaacccactccagtgttcttgcctggagaatcccaggggttggggagcctggtgggcaggcgtctatggggtcacacagtcagacacgactgaagtgacttagcagcagcaggcaatcaATTAAGATTACTGCCCCCCTTACAATACTGACTTATCAAATTCAGTTTAAACACACAATCTCATTGTAATTTCATTCAAGGGttaggaaatattttttctccCACTACATTATTCTTCATCTGCAACAGAAAAATGTCAAGATGAAGTTTCTTCCTGATTATCTTTGATTTTCCTAGAAAAGGGTCAGATTTTATAGGCTACTGTATTTGGGGGCTTTTGGATGTCAGACACTCCCTCCAACTGTCTGCTAAAATTCTGTGAATGGTTCAATTTACAACAATCTACAACTTATACAACTTCAATTTTAAGTTTCCCAATACATCATCCACAGTAAACCTCCACAACACACCCCTTATGTAACATTATGCTGTACAGATTTTCTACAAAGAAAAGGAGTTTTACAACATTTATCTATCTGGCCTTGTGTGGATGAAGCAGTACACTGGATGAGCAGAGTTATCAACTACTGATACTCATGAATACCAGAATTTAAAGGAACTGTTCAAGAATCAAAATcttctagacttccctggtggttaagaatctgccttccaatgcagtgcATGTAGGCTCAattccctggtcagtgaactaaaaacCCACAGG includes these proteins:
- the HNRNPC gene encoding heterogeneous nuclear ribonucleoproteins C1/C2 isoform X1 encodes the protein MASNVTNKTDPRSMNSRVFIGNLNTLVVKKSDVEAIFSKYGKIVGCSVHKGFAFVQYVNERNARAAVAGEDGRMIAGQVLDINLAAEPKVNRGKAGVKRSAAEMYGSVPEHPSPSPLLSSSFDLDYDFQRDYYDRMYSYPARVPPPPPIARAVVPSKRQRVSGNTSRRGKSGFNSKSGQRGSSSKSGKLKGDDLQTIKKELTQIKQKVDSLLESLEKIEKEQSKQGVEMKNDKSEEEQSSSSLKKDETNVKMESEGGADDSAEEGDLLDDDDNEDRGDDQLELIKDDEKEAEEGEDDRDSANGEDDS
- the HNRNPC gene encoding heterogeneous nuclear ribonucleoproteins C1/C2 isoform X2, which codes for MASNVTNKTDPRSMNSRVFIGNLNTLVVKKSDVEAIFSKYGKIVGCSVHKGFAFVQYVNERNARAAVAGEDGRMIAGQVLDINLAAEPKVNRGKAGVKRSAAEMYGSVPEHPSPSPLLSSSFDLDYDFQRDYYDRMYSYPARVPPPPPIARAVVPSKRQRVSGNTSRRGKSGFNSKSGQRGSSSKSGKLKGDDLQTIKKELTQIKQKVDSLLESLEKIEKEQSKQGEMKNDKSEEEQSSSSLKKDETNVKMESEGGADDSAEEGDLLDDDDNEDRGDDQLELIKDDEKEAEEGEDDRDSANGEDDS
- the HNRNPC gene encoding heterogeneous nuclear ribonucleoproteins C1/C2 isoform X3; its protein translation is MASNVTNKTDPRSMNSRVFIGNLNTLVVKKSDVEAIFSKYGKIVGCSVHKGFAFVQYVNERNARAAVAGEDGRMIAGQVLDINLAAEPKVNRGKAGVKRSAAEMYGSSFDLDYDFQRDYYDRMYSYPARVPPPPPIARAVVPSKRQRVSGNTSRRGKSGFNSKSGQRGSSSKSGKLKGDDLQTIKKELTQIKQKVDSLLESLEKIEKEQSKQGVEMKNDKSEEEQSSSSLKKDETNVKMESEGGADDSAEEGDLLDDDDNEDRGDDQLELIKDDEKEAEEGEDDRDSANGEDDS
- the HNRNPC gene encoding heterogeneous nuclear ribonucleoproteins C1/C2 isoform X4; the encoded protein is MASNVTNKTDPRSMNSRVFIGNLNTLVVKKSDVEAIFSKYGKIVGCSVHKGFAFVQYVNERNARAAVAGEDGRMIAGQVLDINLAAEPKVNRGKAGVKRSAAEMYGSSFDLDYDFQRDYYDRMYSYPARVPPPPPIARAVVPSKRQRVSGNTSRRGKSGFNSKSGQRGSSSKSGKLKGDDLQTIKKELTQIKQKVDSLLESLEKIEKEQSKQGEMKNDKSEEEQSSSSLKKDETNVKMESEGGADDSAEEGDLLDDDDNEDRGDDQLELIKDDEKEAEEGEDDRDSANGEDDS